One stretch of Oceanimonas pelagia DNA includes these proteins:
- a CDS encoding RNA polymerase factor sigma-54: protein MKPTLQLRLGQQLTMTPQLQQAIRLLQLSSMELQQEIQMALDSNPLLEQEEPDSIRVDDNRNEEQMASDTAMERNQLSEELPMDTSWEEVYTASPVSGGAGLPEGLEDTVYQGETTESLQDYLTWQMNLTPFSDTDQAIALAIIDAVDDAGYLTASIDDLLQAVSAEELGIEADEVEAVLKRIQHFDPIGVAARSVQECLSIQLEQFPPDTPWLAEARNLLAQHMDLLGNRDYRSLQRKTKLKEDELREVLALIQQLEPRPGSSIIQGDSEYVIPDVVVTKRSGVWVAELNPEAMPKIRLNQTYAALASKPRNSEDGQFIRNHLQDAKWFLKSLESRNETLLKVANCIVEQQQAFFEHGEEAMKPMVLNHVAEAVEMHESTISRVTTQKFMHTPRGVFELKYFFSSHVGTDDGGECSSTAIRALIKKLVGAENPAKPLSDSKIAQLLADQGIQVARRTIAKYRESLAIPPSNQRKRLV, encoded by the coding sequence ATGAAGCCAACTCTTCAGTTACGCCTGGGCCAGCAGCTGACCATGACCCCCCAGTTGCAACAGGCCATTCGCCTGCTGCAACTGTCCAGCATGGAACTGCAACAGGAAATCCAGATGGCACTGGACAGCAATCCCCTGCTGGAGCAGGAAGAGCCGGACAGCATCAGGGTTGACGACAACCGCAACGAAGAGCAGATGGCCTCCGACACCGCCATGGAGCGCAACCAGCTGTCCGAAGAGCTGCCCATGGACACCAGCTGGGAAGAGGTGTACACCGCCTCTCCGGTCAGCGGCGGCGCGGGCCTGCCGGAAGGGCTGGAAGACACCGTCTACCAGGGCGAAACCACCGAGAGCCTGCAGGATTACCTGACCTGGCAGATGAACCTGACCCCCTTCAGCGACACCGATCAGGCCATTGCCCTGGCCATTATCGACGCCGTGGACGACGCCGGCTACCTCACCGCCAGCATCGATGACCTGCTGCAGGCGGTATCGGCGGAGGAGCTGGGCATCGAGGCCGATGAGGTGGAAGCGGTACTCAAGCGCATTCAGCACTTCGACCCCATCGGCGTGGCCGCCCGCAGCGTGCAGGAGTGCCTGAGCATTCAGCTCGAGCAGTTTCCCCCCGACACGCCCTGGCTGGCCGAGGCCCGCAATCTGCTGGCCCAGCACATGGACCTGCTCGGCAACCGGGACTACCGCAGCCTGCAGCGCAAGACCAAACTCAAGGAAGACGAACTGCGTGAGGTGCTGGCACTCATTCAGCAGCTCGAACCCAGACCCGGCAGCAGTATCATTCAGGGCGATTCCGAATACGTGATCCCCGATGTGGTGGTCACCAAACGCAGCGGCGTCTGGGTGGCGGAGCTCAACCCCGAGGCCATGCCCAAAATACGCCTCAACCAGACCTATGCGGCCCTGGCCAGCAAGCCCCGCAACAGCGAGGACGGCCAGTTTATCCGCAACCACCTGCAGGACGCCAAGTGGTTTCTCAAAAGCCTTGAAAGCCGAAATGAGACGCTGCTCAAGGTTGCCAATTGTATTGTTGAACAACAACAGGCATTCTTTGAGCATGGAGAAGAGGCCATGAAGCCCATGGTGCTGAACCATGTGGCCGAAGCGGTGGAGATGCACGAGTCCACCATCTCCCGGGTGACCACCCAGAAGTTCATGCACACTCCCAGAGGCGTGTTTGAACTCAAGTATTTCTTCTCCAGCCATGTGGGCACCGACGATGGCGGTGAGTGTTCTTCCACGGCAATTCGCGCCCTGATCAAGAAACTGGTCGGGGCGGAAAACCCGGCCAAGCCGCTGAGCGACAGCAAAATCGCCCAGTTGCTGGCCGACCAGGGGATTCAGGTGGCCAGGCGAACCATCGCCAAGTACAGGGAGTCACTGGCCATTCCCCCTTCCAATCAGCGCAAACGCCTGGTTTAA
- the hpf gene encoding ribosome hibernation promoting factor, with amino-acid sequence MQINLTGHHVEITDALRDYVNSKFSRLERHFDHITNAHVILNVEKMQQIAEAKLHVSGGELFANAQHENMYAAIDGLIDKLDRQIIKHKEKLKQK; translated from the coding sequence ATGCAAATCAACCTGACCGGACACCATGTCGAAATCACCGATGCACTCCGTGATTATGTAAACAGCAAGTTTTCCCGGCTGGAACGCCATTTCGATCACATCACCAATGCGCACGTCATCCTCAATGTGGAAAAAATGCAGCAAATCGCCGAGGCCAAGCTGCATGTGAGCGGCGGCGAGCTGTTTGCCAACGCCCAGCACGAAAACATGTATGCCGCCATCGATGGCCTCATCGACAAGCTGGATCGTCAGATCATCAAACACAAAGAGAAGCTCAAGCAAAAATAA
- the ptsN gene encoding PTS IIA-like nitrogen regulatory protein PtsN yields the protein MEVADILSRGCTRSAVPCTSKKRALEIISELAAEHLHIGSQPLFDCLLAREKMGSTGIGNGIAIPHGRIGNDNKATAVLLTFAEPVEFDAIDNQPVGLVFALLVPEQECKQHLKTLSLIAEKLSNKQVCRQLRQAGSDEELYQIMISA from the coding sequence ATGGAAGTCGCCGACATACTGAGCAGGGGCTGCACGCGCAGTGCGGTTCCCTGCACGAGCAAAAAACGTGCTCTGGAAATCATCAGCGAGCTGGCTGCCGAACATCTCCACATCGGCAGCCAGCCGCTTTTTGACTGTCTGCTGGCCCGGGAAAAAATGGGCAGTACCGGCATTGGCAACGGTATCGCCATTCCCCACGGCCGCATCGGCAACGACAACAAGGCGACGGCCGTTTTGCTCACCTTTGCCGAGCCGGTGGAGTTCGACGCCATCGACAATCAGCCGGTCGGCCTGGTGTTTGCCCTGCTGGTGCCGGAGCAGGAATGCAAGCAGCACCTGAAAACCCTGTCGCTGATCGCCGAGAAGCTCAGCAACAAACAGGTATGCCGGCAATTGCGTCAGGCCGGCAGCGACGAAGAACTCTACCAGATCATGATTTCAGCCTGA